The Saprospiraceae bacterium genome includes a window with the following:
- the cmr6 gene encoding type III-B CRISPR module RAMP protein Cmr6, which produces MSNWQNYNAPNLGLLFYKRLYQESRINQLVNLKVDEKKGDSLIFKVDDKNSEFNDFYQDLYKKRVESYTRSYNIGNNAFTLFTTYPGLLVGSGYAHSTKTKGDATIGFFFDHTLGLPVVPGSSVKGVLRSLFEIDVIEDKEYTGTKSLSIIQFIIDELMLVDENKELFVELRNSLNEKQLNDLKQEIFGDEDNDGQDVFFDSVIDFEKTPRGMFIGSDYITPHQPDLLKNPTPLQFLKVLPDIGFKFRFNLKDGSTLKAKQKMLIFHKILLTLGIGAKTNVGYGQLISEEMFLENQKNKTIKTQDDSESPEQHKVNEVDESLKNPNPDNGVTRNVPMEIKTLIKKDSTWDGIIKEKKDNKWIIEIKVSKTKVSLQKAVDKCPEGLEEGNEVIVRFNADYKDMPNFKVTSK; this is translated from the coding sequence ATGAGTAATTGGCAAAACTATAATGCACCTAATTTAGGTCTATTGTTTTATAAGCGACTTTATCAGGAAAGCAGAATAAATCAACTTGTTAATTTAAAGGTTGATGAAAAAAAAGGTGATTCTTTGATATTTAAAGTAGATGATAAAAATTCAGAATTTAATGATTTTTATCAAGACCTCTATAAGAAAAGAGTTGAGTCATACACCCGCAGTTATAATATAGGTAATAATGCTTTTACTTTATTCACTACCTATCCGGGTTTATTGGTAGGTAGCGGCTATGCCCACAGCACCAAAACAAAAGGTGATGCTACAATTGGCTTTTTTTTCGACCACACTTTGGGTCTTCCTGTTGTGCCAGGCAGTTCTGTAAAAGGGGTATTGCGCTCTTTATTTGAAATAGATGTAATTGAAGATAAAGAGTATACAGGAACAAAATCTTTAAGTATAATACAATTTATTATAGATGAGTTGATGCTTGTTGATGAAAATAAAGAACTATTTGTCGAACTAAGAAACTCATTAAACGAAAAACAGTTGAATGACTTAAAACAAGAAATTTTTGGAGATGAAGATAACGACGGTCAGGACGTATTTTTCGATTCAGTAATAGATTTTGAGAAGACACCACGAGGTATGTTTATTGGTAGTGATTATATTACACCACATCAGCCCGATTTGCTTAAAAACCCTACACCACTTCAATTTTTAAAAGTATTGCCTGATATAGGTTTTAAATTTAGATTCAATTTAAAAGATGGTTCAACATTAAAGGCAAAACAAAAAATGCTAATCTTCCATAAAATACTACTCACCCTCGGTATCGGTGCCAAAACCAATGTAGGTTATGGACAGCTCATTTCAGAAGAAATGTTTCTTGAAAATCAAAAAAATAAGACGATTAAAACACAGGATGATTCCGAATCACCTGAACAACATAAAGTAAACGAAGTTGATGAATCACTAAAAAATCCAAACCCTGATAATGGAGTCACCCGAAATGTCCCAATGGAAATCAAAACACTCATAAAAAAAGATTCAACCTGGGATGGAATTATCAAGGAAAAGAAAGACAACAAATGGATCATTGAAATCAAAGTGAGTAAAACAAAAGTAAGTTTGCAAAAGGCAGTAGATAAATGTCCGGAAGGATTGGAAGAAGGTAATGAGGTCATTGTAAGATTTAATGCTGACTACAAAGATATGCCAAACTTTAAAGTTACATCTAAATAA
- the cmr5 gene encoding type III-B CRISPR module-associated protein Cmr5, which produces MRNVEKILPSAIKAVETEVIKNKEVPKEFNGYISSFGASIIMSGLLPTLVFFSQEGKSKGNRKSVIEAIEQILKAEYSDLLSSNNKLLNTVKDNLNNRAKIERLQEKILEAGIALKLAIRIFPKAKKESNHE; this is translated from the coding sequence ATGAGAAATGTAGAAAAAATATTACCATCCGCTATTAAAGCAGTTGAGACTGAAGTAATTAAAAATAAAGAAGTGCCTAAAGAATTTAATGGGTATATTTCTTCCTTCGGAGCATCCATTATTATGAGTGGCTTGCTACCAACCCTTGTATTTTTTTCTCAGGAAGGTAAAAGCAAAGGGAATAGAAAATCAGTAATTGAAGCTATCGAGCAGATACTCAAAGCTGAATATTCCGATTTACTTTCTTCCAACAATAAATTGCTCAATACTGTAAAAGACAACTTAAATAATCGGGCAAAAATTGAACGACTTCAGGAAAAAATACTTGAAGCTGGTATTGCATTAAAATTAGCCATACGCATATTTCCTAAAGCGAAAAAAGAAAGTAACCATGAGTAA
- the cas1 gene encoding CRISPR-associated endonuclease Cas1, whose amino-acid sequence MNIFIDSYGVYIDVKDSQFQMKDDENVRQISPYKVTSINLLKPCAITTPAILLAAEFEIPVLIYDQTARVQAWCWSHQYGTIADIRIRQAYYCRSDARLDWIQLLLNKKAEGQISNLTWIKNRVPRLKNTIDTAIGGIQNQMIIIKDMKNISRMRSAEAHCAKMYWDVIFQAFTQHTDAQKRTKYGAQDNMNMSLNYCYGIMYGIIEASLLMKGVDPYIGLLHINRHDKAVLTFDHIEPFRPWIDRMVIEMFVRGFGQGDNFEEDDTGQLKISTDGRKALITAFFDMMEQRSYLNGLRIKRKDHVHHLSAQLVDKLKKFEIP is encoded by the coding sequence ATGAATATTTTTATAGATTCCTATGGTGTGTATATAGATGTGAAAGACAGTCAGTTTCAGATGAAAGATGACGAGAATGTCCGTCAGATAAGCCCTTACAAAGTGACCAGCATCAATCTGCTCAAACCCTGTGCCATTACTACGCCGGCTATATTACTTGCTGCAGAATTTGAGATACCTGTACTCATTTACGACCAGACAGCAAGGGTACAGGCCTGGTGCTGGAGTCATCAATATGGCACGATAGCTGATATCCGTATCAGGCAGGCGTATTACTGCAGGAGCGATGCGAGACTCGACTGGATACAATTGTTGCTGAATAAAAAAGCAGAAGGACAGATCAGTAATCTGACATGGATTAAAAACAGAGTCCCTCGGTTGAAAAATACAATAGATACCGCAATAGGAGGAATACAGAATCAAATGATCATCATAAAGGATATGAAAAATATCAGCCGTATGCGAAGTGCAGAAGCACACTGTGCAAAGATGTATTGGGATGTTATATTTCAGGCCTTCACTCAGCACACAGATGCTCAGAAACGAACCAAATATGGTGCTCAGGATAATATGAATATGTCTCTCAACTATTGTTATGGCATCATGTATGGCATTATAGAGGCAAGTCTGCTTATGAAAGGAGTAGATCCGTATATCGGTCTGTTGCATATCAACCGTCATGACAAAGCGGTATTGACATTTGACCATATCGAACCATTCCGGCCCTGGATAGACAGGATGGTGATAGAAATGTTTGTCAGGGGATTTGGGCAAGGAGATAATTTTGAAGAAGATGATACCGGACAGTTGAAAATAAGTACTGATGGCAGAAAAGCCCTGATTACTGCGTTTTTTGATATGATGGAGCAGCGAAGTTACCTGAATGGATTGCGGATTAAAAGAAAAGACCATGTACATCATCTGAGTGCCCAGCTGGTGGACAAACTCAAAAAATTTGAAATACCATGA
- the cas2 gene encoding CRISPR-associated endonuclease Cas2, with the protein MILRLICYDIEDDRLRLKIAKKLESFGFYRIQKSVFCGQHNDVHWSRCVMDLEVMYEKYKKPGDSIYAMVIGKKMLEKVYTLGEQIDTETILDKKLVLWI; encoded by the coding sequence ATGATACTGAGATTAATATGTTATGACATTGAAGATGACCGCTTGCGTCTGAAAATAGCTAAAAAGCTGGAGTCATTTGGTTTTTACCGTATCCAGAAGTCCGTATTTTGCGGACAGCACAACGATGTACATTGGAGCAGGTGTGTGATGGACCTGGAAGTGATGTATGAAAAATACAAGAAACCGGGTGACAGTATATATGCAATGGTGATAGGCAAAAAAATGCTGGAAAAAGTTTACACATTGGGAGAGCAGATAGATACAGAGACTATTTTGGACAAAAAACTGGTATTGTGGATATAA
- a CDS encoding RNA-directed DNA polymerase: protein MATNPRIIKKRKDAIDRVRTTADICKILGENELRLQLMANSPRYKVYTIRKKNGNLRLIEDPEIQLKEVLRTINDHLQAVYYYQRPDCVHGFCISSTHDPDRNVVSNAQAHMMSATMLNIDLKDFFHQISVSQVKGIIKRQFHRWDNYLAAMIASLCTYKKRLPMGSPTSPILSNFAMLELDHELMQLSRVFEVTYTRYADDLTFSSGSDLPTDFVKMVRDALQHHGFTVNENKVKYYQASDIKIVTGIIVNPTGLSLPDDYMTQLRTEIDLYRNSRLVDAMYQTGMSERKMTLFEQEIIGKLNFGYMVMPDDPELNELNQLFEVEIDVESMTQSWLDIPYNMM, encoded by the coding sequence ATGGCAACTAACCCACGGATCATAAAAAAGAGAAAGGATGCGATCGACAGGGTCAGGACCACCGCTGATATCTGTAAAATACTGGGTGAAAATGAACTCAGACTACAGCTTATGGCAAACTCACCTCGCTACAAAGTATATACCATACGCAAAAAGAATGGCAACCTTAGGCTGATCGAAGATCCCGAAATACAACTAAAAGAAGTATTAAGAACCATCAATGATCATCTTCAGGCTGTCTATTATTATCAGAGACCGGATTGTGTACATGGGTTTTGTATATCATCTACCCACGATCCGGACAGAAATGTCGTATCCAATGCGCAGGCACATATGATGTCAGCGACAATGCTCAACATAGACCTGAAGGATTTTTTCCATCAGATATCCGTGTCACAGGTAAAAGGAATAATAAAACGCCAGTTTCATAGATGGGACAATTATTTAGCAGCGATGATAGCTTCATTATGTACTTATAAAAAACGATTGCCGATGGGATCGCCGACATCTCCCATTCTATCCAATTTTGCAATGCTCGAACTGGATCATGAACTCATGCAGCTTTCAAGAGTTTTTGAAGTGACTTACACTCGATATGCGGACGATTTGACTTTTTCTTCCGGTTCTGATTTGCCCACAGATTTTGTAAAAATGGTCAGAGATGCATTACAGCATCATGGATTTACAGTCAATGAAAACAAAGTAAAATATTACCAGGCAAGTGATATCAAAATAGTGACAGGCATCATAGTCAATCCAACTGGTCTGAGCTTGCCCGATGACTATATGACTCAATTGCGCACAGAGATAGACTTGTACCGCAATAGCAGATTGGTAGATGCCATGTATCAGACAGGTATGTCGGAACGAAAAATGACCCTGTTTGAGCAGGAAATCATAGGCAAACTCAATTTTGGCTACATGGTGATGCCAGATGATCCTGAACTGAATGAGCTCAACCAGCTGTTTGAAGTGGAGATAGACGTAGAAAGTATGACCCAAAGCTGGTTGGATATACCATATAATATGATGTAA